The DNA region tacaaaatttgttaatttgttaaggactaaaaaggtgtcaaggataaaataaaaaattattactttataagaaactcaatgtaaaataaaaatttattaggaaataaataaaaaaaatcaaatatttattagacataaaaaatatatttaagcctaaaaaagtatttttagccataaaaaatcaaaagaaaagaaaaataggtaTTTGTGGTAATAAGGAGGTGTAAATATCAATAGCCTAGAGTCCCAAAATAAGTtggttttttattataaaaaaagcaATTGCTATATCCGTATACTAACCCAATCccctttctcattttttattttcaaactacCTAAAACAATTAAGAAGAGAGAGTGTATTAGTATATATAGGGACTGGATATAGCAACTGCCTAACAAACCCCATTCGGCTAGCATGTTTTTTGGATCTCAACGGGTCTTGAGCCCAATTAGGCTAGTTTAGATCGTAGGTTTCgctctgtttcttctttatAAAAGCAGAGGCAGAACCCACTGTTTTCTTCGATGAAGGGATAAACCCTAGCGCCGCGAGGCCAAGGCAACACTCATCTGAATTTCTGAACTCTCAAGTATGTTCTCTCTTAAACTAGTTCTTCATTTCCTGAACTTGTTTTTCTTCTGCAATTTTCGCTTTTGATAGGCGTTGCGTTCTTTGTCAGTTACTAATGCCGAAGGACGTGTCAACGAAAGCGTATACGAATTGCAATGTTGACCTCTTTTGTCACTTTCGTGACTTGAACAGCTACGTATTATTTCCGTCGTAGTCTGTTCTACGGTCTCGTTGTGCCATtcctttaattcattttttatttatttattaatggtTGCTTCTTTTGGTGAACTCTCCCTTATTTTCAGTGGGGGTTGTTCTAGTTTCCGAagcatatattaattaattcgtCTCGAATAACCAGTTTTAAACAGCGTGGTGTAATCTTCCTTAAGCTACACTATGCTACCTGTCTTCTGGTACATACAATTCATTACTATATACTCATTCTCCACAATTAAGAGCAGTGTCAATgaatctaatttttaaatttcagaatctgaaaaatgaaatttcgaACGATTGAAGTAATAAACACTAATGCTTGGCTATCAAAATTGTAGAAATGGAAACGCCAACTGTAACGATACCTAAAATTGGACCAAAACCGTCAAAGAAATTGAAGCTTCCCACACCAAAGGAGCTGATATCACACTATGAGTCTCAGGGTATGGACTCGCAAGATGCGTCCTTGAAGGTCATCGAGGATCTTCAGAAGGCGCTGTTTGGAGTAATATCCTCTGGCAAAGGTAAACATGACAAGCTATTGACTGAGTCTTCTAGGAAGATTGATGCAATTAGCAATCGAC from Glycine soja cultivar W05 chromosome 8, ASM419377v2, whole genome shotgun sequence includes:
- the LOC114421822 gene encoding uncharacterized protein LOC114421822 — encoded protein: METPTVTIPKIGPKPSKKLKLPTPKELISHYESQGMDSQDASLKVIEDLQKALFGVISSGKGKHDKLLTESSRKIDAISNRLTVLDMKLDSKPGYVETFAIGLASGAALKGIGAIVPHIIAPLFQIWNSVFTATKSSPQ